Proteins encoded within one genomic window of Spiribacter curvatus:
- a CDS encoding c-type cytochrome, translating to MARRETMICGRLIGGVFLGLLLFTGAASAQGDIEAGRAKAYTCLGCHAVDGYRNAYPSYRVPKLGGQHPEYIVSALKAYQNGDRQHTTMQALASTLSDQDIQDIAAYFASRGPEGQ from the coding sequence ATGGCGAGAAGAGAAACAATGATCTGCGGGCGATTGATCGGGGGAGTGTTTCTGGGACTGCTCCTTTTCACCGGGGCAGCCAGCGCCCAGGGCGACATCGAAGCGGGCCGGGCCAAGGCTTACACGTGCCTGGGCTGTCATGCCGTCGACGGTTACCGGAACGCGTATCCCTCCTACCGGGTGCCGAAGCTCGGTGGCCAGCATCCTGAGTACATCGTATCGGCGCTCAAGGCCTATCAGAACGGCGACCGTCAGCACACGACCATGCAGGCACTGGCGTCGACGCTGAGCGATCAGGATATTCAGGACATTGCGGCCTATTTCGCGTCACGTGGGCCGGAGGGGCAGTGA